From a single Labrus bergylta chromosome 14, fLabBer1.1, whole genome shotgun sequence genomic region:
- the rfxap gene encoding regulatory factor X-associated protein codes for MSEDDNSASSKDRDATLLLTKDGQRYYVNKSGVVDSRNVNTPLEPDNNNNASSYDMDDPDEESDVLDTSDPRDGAASPEELNDEDTSEGDNAPKQCTYEGCTETTTQVAKQRKPWMCKKHRNKMYKDKYKKKKSDQAMSSGKLDENSEERPVSVNKQRLGSMGDRPARPSLIEQVLNQKRLSLLRSPEVISFLQQQQLLLASQGRSQSTQQQFQGC; via the exons ATGAGCGAAGATGACAATTCAGCATCATCGAAAGACAGAGATGCGACCCTGCTGCTGACTAAAGATGGACAGAGGTATTACGTGAATAAGAGCGGAGTAGTGGACAGCCGAAATGTGAACACGCCACTGGAAccggacaacaacaacaacgcctCCTCCTACGACATGGACGACCCGGACGAGGAGAGCGACGTCCTGGACACCTCAGACCCCAGAGACGGCGCGGCGAGCCCGGAGGAGCTGAACGACGAGGATACGTCGGAAGGCGACAACGCCCCCAAACAGTGCACCTATGAGGGATGCACGGAGACCACGACACAGGTGGCCAAGCAGAGGAAGCCGTGGATGTGCAAGAAACACCGcaacaaaatgtacaaagacaagtacaagaagaagaagagtgacCAGGCCATGTCCAGTGGCAAACTTGAT GAAAACTCAGAGGAACGGCCTGTGTCAGTGAACAAACAGCGTCTTGGTTCCATGGGAGACAGACCAGCCAGACCCTCCTTGATAGAGCAGGTTCTCAACCAGAAAAGACTG TCTCTGCTCAGGAGTCCGGAGGTGATCAgcttcctgcagcagcagcagctgctcctgGCCTCACAGGGCCGCAGTCAATCAACACAGCAGCAGTTCCAGGGCTGCTGA